The following are encoded together in the Acinetobacter radioresistens DSM 6976 = NBRC 102413 = CIP 103788 genome:
- the pilG gene encoding twitching motility response regulator PilG has product MEDKFQNLKVMVIDDSKTIRRTAETLLQREGCEVITAVDGFEALSKIAEANPDIVFVDIMMPRLDGYQTCALIKNSQNYQNIPVIMLSSKDGLFDQAKGRVVGSDEYLTKPFSKDELLNAIRNHVSV; this is encoded by the coding sequence ATGGAAGACAAATTTCAAAACCTTAAGGTTATGGTAATCGATGATTCAAAAACTATTCGCCGTACAGCAGAAACTTTGCTGCAACGTGAGGGCTGTGAGGTAATTACTGCAGTTGATGGTTTTGAAGCATTGTCCAAGATTGCCGAAGCCAATCCTGATATTGTCTTTGTCGATATCATGATGCCGCGTCTAGATGGTTACCAGACCTGTGCACTGATTAAAAACTCACAAAATTATCAGAATATACCGGTCATTATGCTGTCTAGTAAAGATGGGCTATTTGATCAGGCTAAAGGTCGTGTAGTGGGTTCGGATGAATATCTGACCAAACCGTTTAGTAAAGACGAATTGCTCAATGCAATACGTAATCATGTCAGTGTCTAG
- a CDS encoding efflux RND transporter periplasmic adaptor subunit: MRVATRILTLPTLDLIPRISLLCLCLALIACDRSEPVATPTEATKIELIPQDLIPVKSGTLFNRTAFTGTIKAVNQSSIQAQITATATQVNASVGQSVHKGQVLVRLNNQDNAARLAQAQANLASTRAQAEQSRLMVERKRRLFNQGFISKVEYEEAQVDYKGQQENVRAQQANVDIAQKADRDGILRSPISGVITARQVEPGQTVSAGQTLFEIVDPSQLEIQASLPADQQQALKVGQKIEYQIQGNSAQLTATLSRISPIANQVSRQIEFFARPNEAIQSLSIGAFVEGYIISSNQLQGQLIPLDVIQSIDQSPYVWAIRNNRITKVPLTLLRQDFSNNTAVVKGLQNTDVVSRVQLSNDQVNQPVSISKPAS, translated from the coding sequence ATGCGAGTAGCAACGCGTATATTGACTCTGCCTACTCTTGACCTTATTCCCAGAATAAGCCTGTTATGTCTCTGTCTGGCCTTAATAGCCTGTGACAGGTCAGAACCTGTTGCAACACCGACCGAAGCCACTAAAATTGAACTGATTCCTCAAGATCTGATTCCGGTTAAAAGTGGTACTTTATTTAATAGAACGGCTTTTACCGGAACAATTAAAGCTGTAAATCAAAGCTCAATTCAGGCGCAAATTACAGCAACTGCCACTCAAGTGAATGCATCCGTAGGTCAGTCTGTTCATAAAGGCCAAGTGCTAGTGCGGCTTAATAATCAGGATAATGCTGCCAGACTGGCTCAAGCACAAGCTAATTTAGCCTCTACCCGTGCTCAGGCTGAACAGAGCCGTTTAATGGTAGAACGTAAACGTCGCCTGTTTAATCAAGGATTTATCTCCAAGGTAGAGTATGAGGAAGCCCAGGTTGACTATAAAGGTCAGCAGGAAAACGTCAGAGCTCAACAGGCGAATGTAGATATTGCACAAAAAGCTGACCGAGACGGTATTTTACGCAGTCCGATTTCAGGTGTAATTACTGCACGCCAAGTGGAGCCGGGCCAGACAGTGAGCGCCGGTCAGACCTTATTTGAAATTGTTGATCCTAGCCAGCTGGAAATACAGGCATCCTTACCAGCTGATCAGCAGCAGGCCTTGAAAGTCGGCCAGAAAATCGAATACCAGATTCAGGGTAACTCGGCGCAGCTCACTGCAACCTTAAGCCGGATTTCACCAATTGCTAATCAGGTCAGCCGCCAGATTGAGTTCTTTGCAAGACCAAATGAAGCCATTCAGTCCCTAAGTATTGGTGCTTTTGTTGAAGGTTATATCATTAGCAGTAACCAGCTTCAGGGTCAGCTTATACCTCTAGATGTGATTCAGAGCATAGACCAGAGCCCATATGTCTGGGCTATCCGCAATAATCGTATTACCAAGGTTCCCCTTACTCTTCTGCGTCAAGACTTCAGCAATAATACGGCTGTGGTAAAAGGACTGCAAAATACGGATGTGGTCAGCCGGGTCCAGCTTTCCAATGATCAGGTTAACCAGCCGGTCAGTATCAGCAAGCCTGCATCATAA
- a CDS encoding response regulator, protein MARILIVDDSPTETFRFKEILTKHGYEVLEATNGADGVTIAQAELPDLVLMDVVMPGVNGFQATRQIARGETTKDIPVVIVSTKDQATDRVWGKRQGARDYLTKPVDENKLIEVIQQYLNAG, encoded by the coding sequence ATGGCTCGTATCTTGATTGTTGATGACTCACCTACCGAAACTTTCCGTTTTAAAGAGATCTTGACCAAGCATGGTTATGAGGTTCTTGAAGCGACTAATGGTGCAGATGGGGTAACTATTGCCCAGGCAGAATTACCGGACCTGGTATTGATGGATGTGGTGATGCCGGGTGTTAACGGTTTTCAGGCAACTCGTCAGATTGCTCGTGGTGAAACAACTAAAGATATCCCGGTGGTCATTGTCAGTACAAAAGACCAGGCAACTGACCGGGTTTGGGGCAAGCGTCAAGGCGCCCGTGACTATCTAACCAAACCTGTTGATGAAAATAAACTAATCGAAGTAATCCAACAATACCTCAACGCAGGATAG
- a CDS encoding efflux RND transporter permease subunit translates to MWFTRISVKYPVFTIMMMLCLMVLGLASWQRMGVEEYPDVDFPFVVVYTSYPGASPETVESEITKKMEDQINTISGLKKLTSTSSEGLSTIVAEFDLDISSSVAAQDVRDKIASVTAQFRDEIEDPVVERYDPTSSAIMSLVFESNNMSLKDLSSYLDQRILPQLRTVEGVGNVNLLGDAQRQIRIAVDPKKLRSFGVGIDQVINTLKNENVQIPGGALQQPDSELVVEIQAKVLNPYQFGELIIANKQGTPVYLKQVATITDSQAEMETAAYLNGKSAVAIDILRSADANIVDVVKNAYQVIDRIEQQLPAGTTLKVVVDNSESIQSTIKDVARTIVEGAVLAIIIVLLFLGSFRSTVITGLTLPISLLGTLTFIWAFGFTINMMTLLALSLSIGLLIDDAIVVRENIVRHSDMGKDHVTAALDGTKEIGLAVLATTLTIVAVFLPVAFMGGIIGRFFYQFGVTVSTAVLISMFVSFTLDPMLSAHWAERKDRPKKQNALTRFFAWTSKKLDDLTAVYEKLLRLALRFRLLTVLIAVLSLFGAFALSKLIGTEFVPTPDKGSIRVKFETPVDASLQYTQAKLQQVENIIRQHPEVQTTYGVINGMTDRGKNHGSIRVTVTPRHEREQTLNDLNNDLRNRLQRVGGITITSVASADEVVSGGRKPIQISIKGPDLDELQRISDRFMAEMKKINGVVDLETSLKEPKPTLSVSINRILASDLGLSVNQIANVVRPLIAGDNVTTWEDERGENYDVNLRLSENARTLPSDIQNMYITSEKLDNNNQNILVPLATVASFKETSGASQINRRELSREVLIEANTSGRPAGDIGRDIDAMQAQFKLPPGYSFDTEGANADMAESLGYAITAITLSIVFIYIVLGSQFNSFIHPAAIMASLPLSLIGVFLALYLFNSTMNLFSIIGIIMLMGLVTKNAILLIDFIKKGIESGMDRYDAIIAAGTTRLRPILMTTSAMVMGMVPLALGLGESGEQSSPMAHAVIGGVITSTLLTLVVVPVIFTYLDDLKNLMIRQFRKLMS, encoded by the coding sequence ATGTGGTTTACGCGGATCAGTGTGAAGTACCCGGTCTTTACTATCATGATGATGTTATGTTTGATGGTGCTGGGACTTGCCTCATGGCAACGAATGGGTGTAGAAGAATATCCCGACGTAGATTTTCCCTTTGTAGTGGTGTATACCAGTTACCCAGGCGCATCCCCGGAAACGGTTGAGTCTGAAATTACAAAAAAAATGGAAGATCAGATTAACACCATTTCAGGCCTGAAAAAGCTTACCTCGACCTCAAGCGAAGGGCTTTCAACCATTGTGGCAGAATTTGACTTGGATATTTCATCCTCTGTAGCCGCACAAGACGTTCGCGATAAAATTGCATCAGTAACAGCACAGTTCAGGGATGAAATTGAAGATCCGGTAGTAGAGCGGTATGATCCGACCTCAAGTGCCATCATGTCGCTGGTATTCGAATCTAATAACATGTCATTAAAAGACCTGAGCTCTTATCTGGATCAGCGGATTTTACCGCAGTTAAGGACTGTAGAAGGAGTCGGTAATGTTAATCTGCTCGGCGATGCACAGCGACAAATCCGTATTGCAGTCGATCCAAAAAAGCTCCGAAGCTTTGGAGTCGGTATTGACCAGGTAATTAATACTTTAAAAAATGAAAATGTACAGATTCCAGGTGGAGCGTTGCAGCAACCTGACTCGGAACTGGTGGTTGAAATTCAGGCCAAGGTTCTCAATCCGTATCAGTTCGGCGAGCTTATTATAGCCAATAAACAAGGTACTCCAGTTTACCTAAAACAGGTTGCCACGATTACCGACTCTCAGGCTGAAATGGAAACCGCGGCCTATTTAAATGGCAAGTCAGCAGTTGCCATTGATATTTTACGTAGTGCGGACGCCAATATTGTAGATGTGGTCAAAAATGCCTATCAAGTCATTGACCGGATCGAGCAACAGTTACCGGCAGGTACTACGCTAAAAGTAGTAGTTGATAACTCAGAATCAATTCAATCCACCATTAAGGACGTTGCCCGCACCATTGTAGAGGGGGCGGTACTGGCAATTATTATTGTACTGTTGTTTTTAGGCTCTTTCCGCTCTACTGTCATTACCGGTTTAACTCTGCCGATTTCCTTGCTCGGAACACTAACCTTTATCTGGGCATTTGGTTTTACTATCAATATGATGACTCTACTGGCACTCTCTTTAAGTATCGGCTTACTAATTGATGATGCGATTGTAGTTCGGGAAAATATTGTCCGGCACAGTGATATGGGTAAAGATCATGTGACCGCAGCACTTGATGGTACCAAAGAAATTGGACTGGCAGTGCTGGCAACTACCCTTACCATTGTGGCTGTATTTTTGCCTGTCGCTTTCATGGGTGGCATTATTGGCCGTTTCTTCTATCAGTTTGGCGTTACTGTTAGTACCGCTGTTCTGATCTCCATGTTTGTCAGCTTTACTCTTGACCCGATGCTCTCTGCACACTGGGCTGAACGCAAAGACAGGCCTAAAAAACAGAATGCTTTAACTCGTTTTTTTGCATGGACTTCTAAAAAGCTGGATGACCTGACAGCAGTTTATGAAAAGTTGCTCAGGTTAGCCTTACGCTTTCGCCTGTTAACAGTATTGATTGCTGTACTTTCTTTATTTGGGGCGTTTGCCTTGTCAAAACTGATTGGTACTGAATTTGTACCTACACCTGACAAAGGTTCTATCCGGGTAAAGTTTGAAACTCCGGTTGATGCCTCTTTGCAATATACCCAGGCAAAACTGCAACAGGTCGAAAATATTATTCGGCAGCACCCGGAAGTACAGACCACATATGGCGTAATTAACGGTATGACTGACCGCGGAAAAAACCACGGCAGCATCCGGGTGACTGTTACGCCAAGACACGAACGTGAACAAACCTTAAATGATCTGAACAATGACCTGCGTAACCGGTTACAACGGGTCGGTGGTATTACTATTACTTCAGTGGCATCGGCAGATGAGGTCGTTTCTGGTGGACGTAAACCTATCCAGATTTCAATCAAAGGACCCGATCTGGATGAACTCCAGAGAATATCCGACCGTTTTATGGCAGAAATGAAAAAAATTAATGGTGTAGTTGATCTTGAAACTTCTCTTAAAGAGCCAAAACCCACACTCTCTGTCAGTATTAATCGTATCTTGGCGAGTGATTTAGGACTATCAGTGAACCAGATTGCAAATGTCGTACGTCCACTAATTGCAGGTGATAACGTCACAACTTGGGAAGATGAACGTGGTGAGAACTATGACGTTAATTTACGCTTGAGTGAAAATGCGCGCACTCTGCCAAGTGATATCCAGAATATGTATATTACTTCAGAAAAACTGGATAATAACAACCAGAATATTCTGGTTCCGCTAGCAACGGTCGCAAGCTTCAAGGAAACTTCAGGTGCGTCCCAGATTAACCGCCGTGAACTGTCCCGTGAAGTGCTGATTGAAGCGAATACTTCAGGCCGCCCTGCTGGCGATATTGGCCGGGATATTGATGCCATGCAAGCCCAGTTCAAACTGCCGCCCGGCTATAGTTTCGACACAGAAGGCGCTAATGCAGATATGGCTGAATCTTTAGGATATGCAATCACTGCAATTACCTTATCCATTGTATTTATCTATATTGTTTTAGGTTCACAGTTTAATAGCTTTATTCATCCGGCTGCTATTATGGCTTCTCTCCCCCTTTCACTGATTGGGGTATTCTTGGCCCTTTATCTATTTAACTCGACCATGAACCTGTTCTCGATTATCGGTATCATCATGTTAATGGGTCTGGTGACCAAAAATGCCATTTTGCTGATTGATTTTATTAAAAAAGGAATTGAAAGTGGAATGGACCGCTACGATGCCATTATTGCTGCGGGTACAACACGCTTGAGACCCATTCTGATGACAACTAGCGCTATGGTCATGGGGATGGTACCGCTGGCACTGGGCTTAGGTGAAAGTGGTGAACAGAGTTCCCCCATGGCCCATGCTGTAATTGGTGGCGTAATTACCTCTACATTGTTGACACTGGTTGTGGTTCCAGTCATTTTTACTTATCTGGATGATCTAAAGAACCTGATGATACGTCAATTCCGTAAATTAATGTCATAA
- a CDS encoding DUF6160 family protein, which produces MRKITKLKWLSVCIFMAQHSYALQQLSDTSLSTVTGQDGISITHEVSKVVVDQANWVDYSNTGKMKLGLHNVRVEGTHQQNIKSTLDIDVGKTERGVGIKIQGSISPFQATIEKLMLICDTSCTNTVAQQNLGSLSLATISPLIFNLETTAGLFNRDEKAHLDFRLQNASIGYGLNGHNLTLKDLNFNISADGYMYIDPTEGIVLATKSKNGATDHIIELGRVSDLTDVHSSRSDATNPGVNLDLRYGSDPANQKNLIRMGASGALTNGKIFLNADQTGLANFNTVNATDLKETTRKAQGYDTKGGLHLGLAAEFTRQGNPLLTANHQATTLELGHTGKGSYAIEFSNLSPLAIRNANSITAYNTQNAYIDLGDIYINAAQTPTLSFIINENMRKVLGETAAELVYNIVPSGTTQNIALLAMRGMDFQAIARKARFISDNSMAALTNQSAEWGIGIPIFNLNTNLALFSKNYSYHGSSKAGLGYNLALSTEGYGIDQKTNTPSTTSLIIVDGARGSHGEEVNYYAGFRNIDAYLKSDGVIGFEDEGIYIKADHLLLAAKAEIAIGQLPGSLYNCPAGVTSCDKKVVPIDNFARKNDVLTSLAFKLDGNGELFIIPGVNPTEGNLDSNFLTLKANFDFSELNTSQKQDPSVLGSYVSLINEDIRPDGTSKTSSININKMQGSVGLESRVYVKQDTVKVDSQIQFNRASTLMSPGQVNTLNTGKIFKAEMAMSPSGSMQKIADLAITGGTMRSTLGITPR; this is translated from the coding sequence ATGAGAAAAATAACAAAATTAAAGTGGCTCAGTGTCTGTATATTTATGGCACAGCATTCTTATGCATTGCAGCAACTTTCTGATACGTCATTAAGTACAGTCACCGGTCAGGATGGTATTTCTATTACTCATGAAGTATCTAAAGTGGTTGTTGATCAAGCGAACTGGGTAGATTATTCCAACACTGGAAAAATGAAACTAGGTTTACATAATGTCAGAGTAGAGGGAACCCATCAGCAGAATATCAAAAGTACTTTAGATATTGATGTTGGAAAAACTGAGCGGGGCGTAGGAATAAAGATACAGGGCAGTATTTCACCTTTTCAGGCGACTATCGAAAAACTGATGCTGATCTGTGATACTAGTTGCACGAACACCGTGGCTCAACAAAACCTGGGTTCCTTGAGCCTCGCGACTATCTCGCCACTTATTTTTAATCTGGAAACAACAGCGGGCTTGTTTAACCGTGACGAGAAAGCTCATCTGGATTTCAGACTACAAAATGCCAGTATTGGTTATGGCTTGAATGGCCATAATCTGACCTTGAAAGATTTAAATTTTAATATTTCAGCGGATGGATATATGTATATCGACCCGACAGAAGGAATTGTACTGGCCACAAAAAGTAAAAATGGAGCCACAGATCATATAATTGAACTGGGCCGGGTTTCTGATCTAACTGATGTTCATTCAAGCCGGAGTGATGCTACTAATCCTGGAGTAAACCTGGATTTACGTTACGGTTCTGACCCCGCTAACCAGAAAAACCTGATCCGTATGGGAGCATCAGGTGCTTTAACCAATGGCAAGATTTTTCTAAATGCTGACCAGACAGGACTGGCAAATTTTAATACAGTTAATGCTACAGATTTGAAAGAAACAACACGTAAGGCACAAGGGTACGATACCAAAGGTGGCTTACACTTAGGACTGGCAGCAGAGTTTACCCGTCAGGGAAATCCATTACTTACGGCTAATCATCAGGCTACAACTCTTGAGCTAGGTCATACGGGTAAAGGCAGTTATGCGATCGAATTTTCTAACTTGTCTCCCTTGGCCATTCGCAATGCAAATAGTATAACTGCTTACAACACCCAAAATGCTTATATAGACTTGGGTGATATCTATATTAATGCTGCCCAGACACCTACATTAAGTTTTATCATTAATGAAAATATGAGAAAGGTATTGGGTGAAACAGCAGCTGAACTGGTCTATAACATAGTGCCATCCGGTACTACACAAAATATTGCCTTACTGGCTATGCGTGGTATGGACTTTCAGGCGATTGCCCGTAAAGCAAGATTCATTTCTGATAATTCTATGGCAGCATTAACCAATCAAAGTGCGGAATGGGGTATTGGTATTCCTATTTTTAACTTAAATACCAATCTTGCCCTATTTTCTAAGAATTATAGTTACCACGGAAGCAGCAAAGCCGGATTAGGCTATAACTTGGCTTTGTCTACAGAAGGTTATGGTATTGACCAGAAAACTAATACGCCTAGTACTACCTCGCTTATTATTGTTGATGGTGCAAGAGGTTCGCATGGTGAAGAAGTAAATTATTATGCAGGTTTTAGAAATATAGATGCGTATTTAAAATCTGATGGTGTCATCGGATTTGAAGATGAGGGAATCTATATTAAGGCTGACCACTTGTTACTCGCTGCTAAAGCAGAAATCGCAATTGGCCAGTTACCTGGCTCTTTATATAACTGTCCGGCTGGGGTAACAAGCTGTGATAAAAAGGTAGTACCCATTGATAACTTTGCTCGCAAAAATGATGTTTTAACCTCGTTGGCATTTAAACTGGATGGTAATGGTGAGTTGTTTATTATTCCGGGTGTTAACCCGACTGAAGGGAATCTGGATAGCAATTTTTTAACTCTAAAGGCAAATTTCGATTTTAGCGAGTTAAATACTTCACAAAAGCAAGATCCTTCAGTGTTAGGAAGTTATGTAAGTCTGATTAATGAAGACATAAGGCCAGACGGTACGTCTAAAACTTCAAGCATAAATATCAATAAAATGCAGGGTAGTGTCGGTCTTGAATCTAGAGTCTATGTAAAGCAGGATACCGTGAAGGTAGACAGTCAAATACAGTTTAACCGGGCTTCTACATTAATGAGTCCTGGACAAGTTAATACATTGAATACGGGTAAGATTTTTAAAGCAGAGATGGCGATGTCCCCTTCAGGTAGCATGCAAAAGATTGCAGACCTTGCAATTACGGGTGGCACCATGCGTAGTACTTTAGGTATTACACCACGCTAG
- a CDS encoding chemotaxis protein CheW, with protein MAANGFIELLRLAKRGNRSYAASNNEVNRWSGIAFEMLGQYFVAPLGEVSEVIYPPKYTAVPNTQPWVRGLANIRGRLLCVADLAQFISGQRSNFSPTQKVLCISHNEQYVGVVVDRVLGIQHFNKQSFFSKNDGLEDQLNPYCQGYFYQHNQHWHVFLFSRLLKDSQYMNASTKFIN; from the coding sequence ATGGCAGCAAATGGATTTATCGAATTACTTCGGCTGGCAAAGCGTGGCAACCGTAGCTATGCTGCCAGCAATAATGAAGTAAACCGGTGGTCAGGTATTGCTTTTGAAATGCTGGGGCAATATTTTGTTGCTCCACTTGGGGAGGTTTCTGAGGTTATTTATCCTCCAAAGTATACCGCAGTCCCTAATACTCAGCCTTGGGTCCGTGGACTGGCTAATATTCGGGGAAGACTACTTTGTGTGGCTGACTTGGCACAGTTTATATCTGGACAACGCAGCAATTTCTCACCTACTCAAAAAGTACTCTGCATTAGTCATAATGAACAATATGTGGGTGTGGTGGTCGATCGGGTTTTGGGGATTCAGCATTTTAACAAACAAAGTTTTTTTTCAAAGAATGACGGGCTGGAGGATCAGTTAAATCCATATTGTCAGGGTTATTTTTATCAGCATAACCAGCATTGGCATGTGTTTTTATTCAGCCGTTTATTGAAAGACTCACAGTACATGAACGCATCTACAAAATTTATAAACTAA
- a CDS encoding proline--tRNA ligase has product MRASRFLFATLRETPNDAEVISHQLMLRAGMIRKLASGLYTWLPMGVRVLNKVEAIVREEMNRAGALETFMPVTQPASLWEESGRYVQYGPELLRFNDRHTNPFVLGPTHEEVITDLARNELKSYKQLPINFYQIQTKFRDEVRPRFGVMRSREFIMKDAYSFHVDQASLQETYDVMYETYCRIFSRLGLDFRPVQADTGSIGGSGSHEFHVLASSGEDDIAFSTESDYAANIEMAEAILVGERAAPTQALEIVDTPNQKTIADVSTFLNTDPAHSVKALLVQGIADEKGHSPVIALFLRGDHELNEIKAEKHPLIAAPLTFATEEQIAALGLTAGFIGPQGLVEKGLTVIVDRAASVLSDFVAGANEADKHATGVNWERDASFTEVYDLRNVVEGDPSPDGKGTLQIKRGIEVGHIFQLGKKYSEALGCKVLGEDGKPLTVTMGCYGIGVTRVIASAIEQNYDEKGIIWPAAIAPFEVAIVPMNAHKSPRTLEAAEALYIELQAQGFDVLLDDRNERPGVKFSDLELTGIPHRIVIGEKGLDAGTFEYKGRTDIESVNINKDELLAKLAK; this is encoded by the coding sequence ATGCGCGCAAGCCGCTTTCTATTTGCAACGTTAAGAGAAACCCCAAATGATGCAGAAGTTATTTCGCATCAGCTCATGTTAAGAGCGGGGATGATTCGTAAATTGGCTTCAGGGCTGTATACCTGGTTGCCGATGGGCGTACGTGTGCTGAATAAAGTAGAGGCGATTGTACGTGAAGAAATGAACCGGGCCGGTGCTCTGGAAACCTTTATGCCCGTGACCCAGCCTGCCAGTCTCTGGGAAGAATCTGGCCGATATGTACAATATGGTCCAGAATTACTGCGTTTCAATGACCGTCATACTAACCCGTTCGTACTCGGTCCGACTCATGAAGAAGTAATCACTGACCTGGCGCGTAATGAGCTTAAAAGCTACAAGCAGTTGCCAATCAATTTTTACCAGATCCAGACCAAGTTTCGTGACGAAGTTCGACCGCGCTTTGGTGTTATGCGCTCACGTGAATTTATCATGAAAGATGCCTATTCTTTTCATGTTGACCAGGCATCCCTACAAGAAACCTATGATGTGATGTATGAAACTTACTGCCGTATCTTCAGTCGATTAGGACTCGATTTCCGTCCGGTACAAGCAGATACAGGTTCTATTGGTGGCTCAGGTTCACATGAGTTTCATGTACTGGCTTCAAGTGGTGAAGATGATATCGCTTTCTCGACAGAGTCGGACTATGCAGCCAATATTGAAATGGCAGAGGCTATTTTAGTGGGAGAACGTGCAGCGCCTACTCAAGCACTCGAAATTGTAGACACGCCAAATCAAAAAACCATTGCAGATGTTTCAACTTTCTTGAACACTGATCCTGCCCATTCTGTTAAGGCACTCCTCGTGCAGGGTATCGCCGATGAAAAAGGTCACTCACCTGTAATTGCATTATTTTTGCGTGGTGACCATGAGCTTAATGAAATTAAAGCAGAGAAGCATCCACTGATTGCTGCACCGCTCACTTTCGCGACTGAAGAACAAATTGCCGCACTGGGCTTGACTGCTGGCTTCATTGGTCCCCAAGGGCTGGTCGAGAAAGGGCTTACCGTAATTGTTGACCGTGCTGCTTCAGTACTTTCAGATTTTGTTGCTGGAGCGAATGAAGCTGACAAACATGCAACTGGAGTGAACTGGGAACGTGATGCATCATTTACTGAAGTTTATGATTTGCGTAATGTGGTCGAGGGCGATCCATCTCCAGATGGCAAAGGTACTTTACAAATTAAGCGTGGTATTGAAGTCGGACATATTTTCCAGCTTGGTAAAAAATATTCTGAAGCGCTAGGCTGTAAAGTTTTGGGAGAAGATGGCAAGCCACTTACCGTTACTATGGGTTGTTATGGTATTGGGGTAACTCGTGTAATTGCTTCAGCAATTGAACAAAACTATGATGAAAAAGGTATCATTTGGCCTGCTGCCATTGCTCCTTTTGAAGTAGCGATTGTACCAATGAATGCCCATAAGTCGCCACGCACTCTGGAGGCCGCTGAAGCACTGTACATCGAACTACAAGCTCAAGGTTTTGATGTACTGCTAGATGACCGTAATGAGCGCCCAGGCGTTAAGTTCTCTGACCTGGAGCTCACTGGTATTCCACATCGAATTGTGATTGGTGAAAAAGGCTTGGATGCGGGTACTTTTGAATATAAAGGCCGTACTGATATAGAATCAGTTAACATTAACAAAGATGAATTACTGGCAAAACTTGCTAAATAG